TTAAAAACCTGAGTTCGAATCGATATTTCAGGTCGGCGTAATTCGTAAAAACAACCCCGTCAGTCCCCTCTCCCTTTGGGAGAGGGTTAGGGTGAGGGGCTTTTGATCTTTAAGGCTTACGCTTACGCGGCCCAGTATTGAACACCGGCACCTTGCGCACAGGCTTGATCGCCACCTCCGGCGCCGGGGTGTCCCCGCTGTCCACCCACTTGCCCAGATTGCGCTTGCCGCCACCCCCGGAAGCTTTCGGCTTCTTCGGTTTCTTCGGCTTCTTGATCACCTGACCACTGGCATCAGTGTCCGGCACACGGTGCTCCGGCACGAAGTCCGGCTCAACTTCACGCTTCAAGGTGGCTCGGGTCAACGTTTCAATCGCCGACAACATGTTCACTTCATCAGCACACACCAGCGAAATAGCCTCACCGGTTGCGCCCGCGCGGCCGGTCCGGCCGATACGGTGGATGTAATCCTCGGCAACGATCGGCAGATCAAAGTTGACCACCAGCGGCAGGTCTTCGATATCCAGACCACGAGCAGCAACATCGGTCGCCACCAGAATCTGTACTTCACTGGCCTTGAACCGATCCAGCGCACGCTGACGGGTCGCTTGCGGCTTGTCGCCGTGGATGCCGTCGGCATTCACGCCCAGGCCCTGGAGTTTTTCAACCAGCGCGTCCACGCCATTGCGGGTCTTGGCGAACACCAGCACCTGCTTCCACTTGTTCTTGCGCATCAGGTGCACGAACAGTTCCGGCTTGCGCTTCTTGTCCACCGTCACCACCCACTGCTTGACGGTGTTGGCGGCAACGTTGCGCGGGCTGACTTCGATGCTCAGCGGATCGTTGAGCATCTGCCCGGCCAGCAGGCGGATGTCATCGGAGAAGGTCGCGGAGAACAGCAACGTCTGACGTTTCTTCGGCAGCGCGCGGTAAATGTTCGCCAGCTCTTCGGAAAAGCCCAGGTCGAGCATGCGGTCGGCTTCGTCGAGCACCAGGGTTTGCAACTGATTGAATTTCAGCGCCTTCTGGCGGAACAGGTCGAGCAAGCGGCCCGGGGTCGCCACCAACAGATCAACGCCACCGCGCAGCTTCATCATTTGCGGGTTGATGCTGACGCCGCCGTACACCGCGTAAGTGCGCAACGGCAGGTTTTCGGCGTATTGGCGCACGGCTTCGTGGACTTGCTCGGCCAGCTCGCGGGTCGGCACCAGGATCAATGCGCGCACCGAGTTGGCAGCGACTTTCGGCCCTTCCATGCTCAGCAGCTGCAACAGCGGCAAAGCGAAACCGGCGGTCTTGCCGGTGCCGGTCTGGGCCGCGGCCATCAGGTCGCGACTGGCCAGCACAGCGGGAATGGCTTGCGCCTGCACCGGCGTCGGGGTCTGGTAGCCGAGCTTCTCGAGGGAGCGCAGCAAGGGTTCGATCAAGCCAAGGGTGGCGAAAGTCATGGGAGTACCGTAGGAAAAATCAGAGCAAGTGTGCGATGGCGCGCAGTTTACCCTAATTCGCACGTTGCTCCGTCGCAATGGCCTTCGCTGCGGCAGCAGGCTCGCTGACCACCGGAAGCTGCCGTGGGCGGCGCCACTGCGGCAGACCGATCAGCACCACCGCGCCGATGATCACCAGCATCGCCAACGCCTCCTCGATCCCGATGGTCTCGCCGACAAACACGATCCCCAGCAACACCGCCACCGCCGGGTTCACATAGGCATAACTGGTGGCCGCCGCCGGACGAACGTTTTTCAACAGGTACATGTAGGCGTTGAAAGCGATGATCGAGCCGAAGAAGATCAGGTACGCCAGCGCCAGCCAGCCTTCCAGCGGCGGCATGGCCTGCAAATGTTCACCACTGGCCGCGCTGCCGATCAGCAGCACCACGCCGCCCACCAGCATTTCCACGGCACTGGCCATCGCGCCCTGAGGCAACGGCAGGTGTTTGCTCCAGACCGAGCCGAACGCCCAGCTCGCCGCCGCGAAAATCAGCAGCGCCGCACCCAGCGGGCTCGATTGCAGGTTGGAGCCCATGTTCAGCATCGCGATGCCGATAATCCCCATCGCCACCCCGGCCCATTCCAGACGGGTGTTTCGTGCGCCCCAGAAATAACCGCAAAGCAAAGTGAACAACGGCACCGTAGCCACCGCCAGCGCCGCGACACCCGACGCCACGCCGCTGTGCTCGGCCAGCGTCACCGCGCCGTTACCGAAGCTGAGCAGCAGAATCCCGATCATCCCCGCCGCTTTCCACTGCGCCCAGGTCGGCGCCGGTGCCCCGCGCCAGCGCAGGAACGCATACATCAGGCTGCCGGCAATCACGAAGCGCACACCGCCGAGCATCAGCGGCGGCCAGTATTCGACGCCGATGCGGATCACCAGATAGGTCGATCCCCATATCACGTACAACGCAAAAAACGCGGCGATCAGCGGCAAGGAAAAACGGCGCACGGCAGACATGAGACGACTCGACATCAAGGCAGGGAGACTGGTTATTCTAGAAAGGCCAACCGCTAAAAATAAGTTACAAAACCTGTTTATCGCGCCGGTACACTTTTGAAAACACGGAGATCGGCGGCCGATACCGCGATTTCGAAAGTCTGGCATTTTCAGGAGTCCGACCTTGGACAAATACGACCGCATGCTGCTCAGCGCCCTGCTCGAAAACGGTCGCGCGTCCTACGCCGACCTCGCCCGCAAAGTGAACCTCTCCGCCCCCGCCGTTGCCGAGCGCGTGGCCAAACTCGAGGCCAGCGGCGTCATCACCGGTTACTCGGCCAAGGTCGACATGGCCAAGCTCGGCCTGCCGATCCAGTGCGTCATCGAACTGCGCCTGAACCAGCACGGCAACCCGAAGGTGTACGACGAACTGATCAGAATTCCGCAACTGACCGAATGCCACCGCGTCACCGGCGACCCGTGCGTGATCATGCAGGCAGCCGTAGGCTCGATGACCGAACTGGAAGAGCTGATCAACCGGGTGGCGAAATTCGGGTTCAGCAAGACGTCGATCGTGTTGTCGAGTGCGATAGAGAAACGGGTGCCGCTCGGTCACATCGAAGGGAACGGCAAATCCTGAGGCGATGGTGATCCCTGTGGGAGCGGGCTTGCCTGCGATGAGGCCGTCACATCCAACAATTTGGGTGACAGACAATACGCCATCGCGGGCAAGCCCGCTCCCACAGGGAAATTCGTTTGCCTGAAATCAGCGATAGCGTTGCAGGTGCTCGCCGACCTTGGCGGCCGGCACCTTCTGCAATTTGCACAGCAGGTCGTGCGATAGCTCCCGCACCCCATGCTTGCGCCGCAATTCATCCGCCAGATGCGCCAGCAAATTCGCCGCCATCTCCGCATCCGCCATCGCCCTGTGCGCCTGGCCGGTATGCGGCAGTTGGGCGAAGGTGGTGAGCGTGCCGAGCTTGTGGTTCGGCGCCGCTGGCATCAAACGGCGAGCCAGCAACAGCGAGCACGCAAAATTCTGCAAACGAGTACGTTTGATCCGGCCCAGTTCAAAGTCCCAGAACTTCTGGTCGAAGGCGGCGTTGTGCGCCAGCAGCGGTGTGCAGCCGACGAATTCGTTGACTTCGTTCATCACCTGCTCGGCCGAGGGCGCGGTGCGCAGCATGGCGTTGCTGATGCCGGTGAGTTGTTCGATGAAGGCCGGGACGCGTACGCCCGCGTTCATCAGGCTCTGGTAACGCTCGACGATGCGGCCGTTTTCCAGCATGACCACGGCAATTTCCGTGGCCCGGCAGCTGCTGCTCGGCGAGATGCCGGTGGTTTCAAAGTCGATGACTGCAATGCGTTCCAAACCGGGTGGTACTCCGTCCAAATCAATTCTTGAGCAACGCTCAGTTTTTCAACAGCAGCGCGCCTTCGATCGGCACGTAACGGCTGGCGGCGCGGATCAGCGAGTTGGCGGTCAGGCCGGGGACGCCGTAGGCCACCGCTTGCACGCCGTGTTTATTGATGATGCGTTCGAGCAGCATGTCGAAGTCGCCATCACCGGAGGCCAGGACAATTTCGTCGACGTGGTCGGCGGCGTCCATGATGTCGAGGGTGATGCCCACGTCCCAGTCGCCCTTGGCCGAGCCGTCGCTGCGCTGGATGTAGGGTTTGAGTTTCACGGTGAAACCGAGGTTGCGCAGGATCTGCTGGAACTGCTGCTGTTTGCTGTCGCCCCGGTCGATCGCGTAGGCGTAGGCCTCGACTATCTGCCCGTGCTGGCTGACATCCGCCCACAGTGCCGCATAGTTGAAGTGGCAACCATAGGCCTGGCGCACGGTGTAGTAGAGGTTCTGCACATCGGCGAACACTGCGATTTTTTTCACCGGAGTTCCTGTGAGCGCTGACGCGCATGAGCCGGATCAGGCACCAGGCCCGAAAAAGGCGCTCAGTATGCCAGCCCGAAGGAAGGTTCCGCGAATAATCGGCCCGGGGCGCTCAGGCGCCCCGGACGAATGGTGAATCAGACGAAGGAATCGTCGTCATCGAAGAACGACGAGTTGTCATCGCTGTAGTCGGTGTCGGTGAAGCCACCCTGGTTGTTGCCGAAGGAGTCGTTGTTGGCCATGCGCTGGTCGTCGCCCCAACCGTTATTACCCTGGTCGGCCACTTGCGCAGGCTCTTCCTTGATCACTTCGACGATTTCTTCCGGCTGCTGGTTGTGATGGAACAGGCTGCTGATGCCTTGTGCCAGCATCACGCCACCTGCCACACCCGCTGCGGTTTTCAGGGCGCCGCCGAGGAAGCTGCTGCCCGCCGCCGGGGCCGCTTGTTGCTGACCATAACCCGGTGGTGGCGCGCCGAAGTTCTGTTGTGGCGCGGGTGCACCGAAGTTCTGTTGCGGTGCCGGTTCACGCCAGCCGCCAGTGGACGCCGGGGCGCTTTGGGTCGGCGCCGGGCGCGGGCTGCTGCCGCCGAAGATGCTCGACAGGAAACCACCGCCGCTCGGCGCCGGGGCTGCGCTTTGCGCCTTGGCCGATTGCAGTTCGGCTTGCAGTTGCTGAACCTGTTGAGTCAGTTGTTTGTTCTGTTCGTCGAGGCTCTTGATCGCGGCCTCCTGCACCAGAATCGCCTGGGTCATGAAATAGCCTGCGGCCGGTTGGCGCGTCAGGTGTTCCTTGATCCGCGCCTCAGCCAGGGCGTCGCGCGGGGCTGCCTCCGTTTCGGCCTGTTGCAGCCGGGAAAACAGTCCATCGATCAGGGTTTGCTCTTCGCTGTTCATGGCGACCTCGTAGATTGCCGGGGATAACGTTGCCCTCCTCCACGGTGGAGGAGGCGCACCTCTGTAATGGAGGCAGTGACAGAATGTTTCAATGGTCTTTACCGAACGTTTACGTTTGCGCCCGGCAGCACATCATCGGTTAAAGTGAGCCACTGTTTTTGACCTGCGATACCGACTGATGAATGCCTTCGATGTGCTGCGTGACTCGCTGTATTTCTTTAAACGCAATCTGGCGCGGATCGTCCAGCTGTGCCTGCCGCTGGT
The sequence above is a segment of the Pseudomonas sp. HS6 genome. Coding sequences within it:
- a CDS encoding DEAD/DEAH box helicase, translated to MTFATLGLIEPLLRSLEKLGYQTPTPVQAQAIPAVLASRDLMAAAQTGTGKTAGFALPLLQLLSMEGPKVAANSVRALILVPTRELAEQVHEAVRQYAENLPLRTYAVYGGVSINPQMMKLRGGVDLLVATPGRLLDLFRQKALKFNQLQTLVLDEADRMLDLGFSEELANIYRALPKKRQTLLFSATFSDDIRLLAGQMLNDPLSIEVSPRNVAANTVKQWVVTVDKKRKPELFVHLMRKNKWKQVLVFAKTRNGVDALVEKLQGLGVNADGIHGDKPQATRQRALDRFKASEVQILVATDVAARGLDIEDLPLVVNFDLPIVAEDYIHRIGRTGRAGATGEAISLVCADEVNMLSAIETLTRATLKREVEPDFVPEHRVPDTDASGQVIKKPKKPKKPKASGGGGKRNLGKWVDSGDTPAPEVAIKPVRKVPVFNTGPRKRKP
- the yedA gene encoding drug/metabolite exporter YedA — translated: MSAVRRFSLPLIAAFFALYVIWGSTYLVIRIGVEYWPPLMLGGVRFVIAGSLMYAFLRWRGAPAPTWAQWKAAGMIGILLLSFGNGAVTLAEHSGVASGVAALAVATVPLFTLLCGYFWGARNTRLEWAGVAMGIIGIAMLNMGSNLQSSPLGAALLIFAAASWAFGSVWSKHLPLPQGAMASAVEMLVGGVVLLIGSAASGEHLQAMPPLEGWLALAYLIFFGSIIAFNAYMYLLKNVRPAAATSYAYVNPAVAVLLGIVFVGETIGIEEALAMLVIIGAVVLIGLPQWRRPRQLPVVSEPAAAAKAIATEQRAN
- a CDS encoding Lrp/AsnC family transcriptional regulator — its product is MDKYDRMLLSALLENGRASYADLARKVNLSAPAVAERVAKLEASGVITGYSAKVDMAKLGLPIQCVIELRLNQHGNPKVYDELIRIPQLTECHRVTGDPCVIMQAAVGSMTELEELINRVAKFGFSKTSIVLSSAIEKRVPLGHIEGNGKS
- a CDS encoding PolC-type DNA polymerase III, producing the protein MERIAVIDFETTGISPSSSCRATEIAVVMLENGRIVERYQSLMNAGVRVPAFIEQLTGISNAMLRTAPSAEQVMNEVNEFVGCTPLLAHNAAFDQKFWDFELGRIKRTRLQNFACSLLLARRLMPAAPNHKLGTLTTFAQLPHTGQAHRAMADAEMAANLLAHLADELRRKHGVRELSHDLLCKLQKVPAAKVGEHLQRYR
- a CDS encoding NYN domain-containing protein, whose translation is MKKIAVFADVQNLYYTVRQAYGCHFNYAALWADVSQHGQIVEAYAYAIDRGDSKQQQFQQILRNLGFTVKLKPYIQRSDGSAKGDWDVGITLDIMDAADHVDEIVLASGDGDFDMLLERIINKHGVQAVAYGVPGLTANSLIRAASRYVPIEGALLLKN
- a CDS encoding DUF2076 domain-containing protein, with translation MNSEEQTLIDGLFSRLQQAETEAAPRDALAEARIKEHLTRQPAAGYFMTQAILVQEAAIKSLDEQNKQLTQQVQQLQAELQSAKAQSAAPAPSGGGFLSSIFGGSSPRPAPTQSAPASTGGWREPAPQQNFGAPAPQQNFGAPPPGYGQQQAAPAAGSSFLGGALKTAAGVAGGVMLAQGISSLFHHNQQPEEIVEVIKEEPAQVADQGNNGWGDDQRMANNDSFGNNQGGFTDTDYSDDNSSFFDDDDSFV